A stretch of the Argentina anserina chromosome 6, drPotAnse1.1, whole genome shotgun sequence genome encodes the following:
- the LOC126798338 gene encoding uncharacterized protein LOC126798338, giving the protein MTLLVILIVPLLSFLFLTSAAYCKLLNHPTMMSFCRKITPHSLLGPTATTTAAPLTANENLHHYIPSLTGGLLGLVTATTNDVGQHLVLESSSVEKQSSMPPLPSFLPPPATKVVSVGGGDIGGFGFLDEVGGGKDGFVSCTESLGFESSDEIMRVDDQVELDDEEVELSLMRLFEIKRSQWGRMRDKRSVDKDNNKFPPPISSLNKNGHPNFYLRSVRKDGRLEITEVRIHRPEILRAHREDGRLRLHFIGHEEDTIEEEQEEEFEDEGVDVEDINNVEEGKENVETESCVHDGDHWMMGVAGGEGFRRCQDVAGSSHHVHHHHHHHHNNHHMWSQQHCVM; this is encoded by the coding sequence ATGACCCTTTTGGTTATACTAATCGTTCCTCTACTGTCTTTTCTCTTCCTCACTTCTGCTGCTTATTGCAAGCTTCTCAATCACCCAACCATGATGAGTTTCTGTAGAAAGATCACCCCTCACTCTCTTCTCGGCCccaccgccaccaccaccgcTGCTCCTCTCACTGCGAACGAAAACCTCCACCACTACATTCCCTCCCTGACGGGAGGCTTGCTAGGGTTAGTCACTGCAACCACCAATGATGTCGGTCAGCATCTTGTTTTGGAATCTTCCTCCGTAGAGAAACAGAGCTCCATGCCACCGCTCCCGTCGTTTTTACCGCCTCCCGCAACCAAGGTGGTTTCTGTAGGAGGCGGCGACATCGGCGGGTTTGGCTTCCTAGATGAAGTCGGTGGTGGCAAGGACGGGTTCGTGTCATGCACGGAAAGTCTAGGGTTTGAGAGCTCGGATGAGATCATGCGAGTGGACGATCAGGTTGAGCTAGATGACGAGGAGGTTGAGCTCAGCTTAATGAGGCTATTTGAGATCAAGAGGTCCCAATGGGGGAGGATGAGAGATAAAAGGTCAGTAGATAAGGACAACAATAAGTTTCCACCGCCGATCTCTTCTTTGAATAAGAACGGACACCCGAACTTCTATCTCCGGTCTGTGAGGAAAGACGGGAGGCTGGAGATCACAGAGGTGAGGATTCATAGGCCAGAGATTCTACGCGCTCATCGTGAAGATGGACGCTTGAGGTTGCATTTCATCGGCCATGAAGAAGACACCATCGAAGAAGagcaagaagaagaatttgaagatGAAGGAGTTGATGTTGAAGATATCAATAATGTGGAGGAAGGTAAAGAGAATGTAGAAACTGAGAGTTGTGTGCATGATGGGGATCACTGGATGATGGGGGTGGCCGGAGGAGAAGGGTTTAGGCGGTGTCAGGATGTGGCAGGAAGTAGCCACCATgtgcaccaccaccaccaccaccaccataacAACCACCATATGTGGAGCCAGCAACATTGTGTGATGTGA
- the LOC126798339 gene encoding phosphoglycerate mutase-like protein AT74H, whose protein sequence is MHPNRNGRPSSSSSSTTTSSSSCSQPCLPKRIILMRHAESQGNLDMAAYTTTPDYKIPLTEQGLAQAQLAGAHLRRVVGDNNEWRVYFYVSPYERTRSTLSQIGRSFSRTRVIGVREECRIREQDFGNFQVQERMTAIKETREKFGRFFYRFPEGESAADVYDRVSSFLESLWRDIDMNRLRHNPCHDLNLVIVSHGLTSRVFLMKWFKWSVEQYEHLNNFGNCEFRVMQLGAGGEYSLAVHHTEEELTEWGLSPEMIADQKWRAHAGKAWTDRCPWYLDSFFDKLADSDDTDNDDIWHETDDKVQQSNDYASHEVD, encoded by the exons ATGCATCCCAACAGAAACGGTAGACCCTCATCTTCGTCTTCGTCAACTACAACCTCTTCTTCGTCTTGCTCACAGCCATGTCTCCCCAAGCGAATAATCCTAATGCGCCACGCCGAATCCCAAGGCAATCTCGACATGGCCGCCTACACCACCACCCCGGACTACAAAATCCCCCTCACCGAACAGGGCCTGGCCCAGGCCCAGCTCGCCGGGGCCCACCTCCGCCGCGTCGTCGGGGACAACAACGAGTGGCGCGTCTACTTCTACGTCTCCCCCTACGAGCGCACCCGCTCCACGCTCTCCCAGATCGGACGGTCCTTCTCCCGGACACGTGTGATCGGGGTGAGGGAGGAGTGCCGGATAAGGGAGCAGGATTTCGGGAACTTTCAGGTGCAGGAGAGAATGACGGCGATTAAGGAGACCCGGGAGAAGTTCGGCAGATTCTTTTACCGGTTTCCGGAGGGGGAGTCCGCCGCAGATGTCTACGATCGTGTTTCGA GTTTTCTTGAATCTTTATGGAGGGACATAGACATGAACAGGCTTCGCCACAACCCTTGCCATGACCTCAATCTTGTAATTGTATCACACGGGTTAACGTCGCGTGTCTTCCTCATGAAGTGGTTCAAGTGGTCTGTAGAGCAATATGAGCACTTGAACAATTTTGGAAACTGTGAATTTCGAGTGATGCAATTAGGAGCTGGCGGAGAATATAGCTTAGCAGTCCATCACACTGAGGAAGAGCTAACAGAATGGGGTCTTTCACCTGAAATGATAGCTGATCAAAAGTGGCGAGCCCATGCGGGCAAGGCTTGGACAGACCGTTGCCCGTGGTACCTTGATTCATTTTTTGACAAGCTAGCTGACTCTGATGACACAGACAATGATGACATTTGGCACGAAACTGATGACAAAGTTCAGCAATCAAATGATTATGCAAGTCATGAAGTAGATTGa
- the LOC126800685 gene encoding uncharacterized protein LOC126800685, translating into MPHPQDHGFCSNGAVRLALVLIGVCLVGYTVRQSLHWRFKESSSCPPCLCDCSEESALISIDCGKHEPEMKREMEKDIIALISEELNLQEAVANETLHQSEELLMSARKISLHYQKEAEKCTAGVETCEEAREGAQAQLTEELKATEVWERRAWELGWKEMTI; encoded by the exons ATGCCTCATCCGCAAGACCATGGCTTTTGTTCTAACGGTGCTGTGAGGTTGGCTTTGGTTTTAATAGGTGTGTGTTTGGTTGGTTACACCGTACGTCAATCATTACATTGGCGCTTTAAGGAGAGTAGTTCATGTCCTCCATGTCTTTGTGATTGTTCAGAGGAATCTGCCCTGATATCTATAG ACTGCGGAAAACAtgaaccagaaatgaaaagggaaATGGAGAAGGATATCATTGCTTTGATATCCGAAGAGCTTAATTTGCAGGAGGCTGTTGCCAATGAAACCTTACATCAGAGCGAAGAATTGCTGATGAGTGCTAGGAAAATCTCTTTACACTACCAAAAAGAAGCAGAAAAATGTACTGCGGGAGTGGAAACTTGTGAAGAAGCAAGGGAAGGGGCTCAAGCGCAACTCACAGAAGAGCTCAAAGCTACAGAAGTATGGGAGAGACGAGCTTGGGAGCTTGGGTGGAAAGAGATGACCATATGA